A single region of the Nicotiana sylvestris chromosome 6, ASM39365v2, whole genome shotgun sequence genome encodes:
- the LOC104233481 gene encoding uncharacterized protein isoform X1 has translation MMYSDMVENEHAREEQNKTEDSMLLKSNELHEGIRTIQLSEKDKNRMYLPWKHSLIIKLLGKRIQHQYLEKKIQKIWKPSENFPLIDLGSDYFIAKFSKEKNMISALQNGPWFINGFFLSIKKSEPNFKASNATQERSVIWLQLPQLPTEFYDAIILKKIGNTIGKLLKIDACTSAALRERYARLCIEMQLEEPVQPCISIGNYKQQIIYEGEHILCKACGRLGHTTQHCSYTKLTPISRDVEHNMVTSTTSTNHWQMVAFHKRSKTQASIPQPRATRNSKAQPVPYHQGTQSGYTGTR, from the exons ATGATGTACAGCGATATGGTGGAAAATGAACATGCAAgggaagaacaaaataaaacagAGGATTCCATGCTTTTAAAATCAAATGAATTACATGAAGGCATAAGAACAATCCAACTATCAGAGAAGGACAAAAATAGAATGTATCTACCATGGAAACACTCCTTGATCATTAAGCTACTAGGTAAACGAATACAACACCAATatttagaaaagaaaatacaaaaaatatggaaACCATCGGAGAATTTCCCGCTGATAGATCTTGGCTCTGATTACTTTATTGCAAAATTTAGCAAGGAGAAAAACATGATCAGCGCCCTCCAAAATGGTCCATGGTTTATCAATGGCTTCTTCCTATCCATCAAGAAATCTGAACCAAACTTCAAAGCAAGCAATGCCACCCAAGAAAGGTCAGTCATTTGGCTACAACTTCCCCAGCTGCCTACTGAGTTCTACGATGCTATTATACTAAAGAAAATAGGCAACACCATAGGAAAACTTCTGAAAATTGATGCATGTACAAGTGCAGCACTGCGAGAAAGATATGCACGCCTCTGCATTGAGATGCAACTCGAAGAGCCAGTTCAACCTTGTATATCAATAGGCAACTACAAGCAGCAAATCATCTATGAAGGCGAGCACATCCTCTGCAAAGCTTGTGGAAGATTAGGACATACAACCCAGCACTGTTCTtataccaaacttacccccatATCTCGAGATGTAGAGCACAACATGGTGACTTCCACCACCTCCACAAACCACTGGCAAATGGTGGCATTCCATAAGAGGAGCAAAACACAGGCAAGTATACCACAACCAAGAGCAACAAGGAATAGTAAAGCACAGCCAGTACCATACCATCAAGGCACTCAAAGCGGATACACAG GTACTCGTTGA
- the LOC104233481 gene encoding uncharacterized protein isoform X2 — protein MVHGLSMASSYPSRNLNQTSKQAMPPKKALRERYARLCIEMQLEEPVQPCISIGNYKQQIIYEGEHILCKACGRLGHTTQHCSYTKLTPISRDVEHNMVTSTTSTNHWQMVAFHKRSKTQASIPQPRATRNSKAQPVPYHQGTQSGYTGTR, from the exons ATGGTCCATGGTTTATCAATGGCTTCTTCCTATCCATCAAGAAATCTGAACCAAACTTCAAAGCAAGCAATGCCACCCAAGAAAG CACTGCGAGAAAGATATGCACGCCTCTGCATTGAGATGCAACTCGAAGAGCCAGTTCAACCTTGTATATCAATAGGCAACTACAAGCAGCAAATCATCTATGAAGGCGAGCACATCCTCTGCAAAGCTTGTGGAAGATTAGGACATACAACCCAGCACTGTTCTtataccaaacttacccccatATCTCGAGATGTAGAGCACAACATGGTGACTTCCACCACCTCCACAAACCACTGGCAAATGGTGGCATTCCATAAGAGGAGCAAAACACAGGCAAGTATACCACAACCAAGAGCAACAAGGAATAGTAAAGCACAGCCAGTACCATACCATCAAGGCACTCAAAGCGGATACACAG GTACTCGTTGA